In one Pseudomonas sp. MM211 genomic region, the following are encoded:
- a CDS encoding glycosyltransferase family 4 protein encodes MNKTIWYVTKYFSPKTSSSPGGRGWFLVDEMNRAGHRVVVVSSDSNNLVDLPVLRDSVTVLENDGVKIVWLKTMKYSVAKSLRRVLSWFHFEWNLFWLNKSTIERPDVVIVSSLSLLTIVNGLVLRRKYGCRLVFEVRDIWPLTIVEEGGFSEKNLFVKGLAWLERLAYRKSNAIVGTMPNLAAHVRAELGYDRPVHCIPMGVSQEHLSDVADLPGGYAERYLSSGKFKVVHAGTIGITNALDVFFAAAETMRENTDIEFIIVGDGALKQSYESRYGGLPNLVFAPKVPRNMVQTVLAEGDLLYFSVHDSKVWDYGQSLNKVIDYMLAAKPVVASYNGYPSMINESGCGLFVPANDVGAVVAAILDMKSRGVEQRALMGARGREWLLQNRSYSKLASDYLSILFEDDVS; translated from the coding sequence ATGAACAAGACGATCTGGTACGTCACCAAATACTTTTCACCTAAAACTAGCAGCAGCCCAGGAGGGCGGGGCTGGTTCTTGGTAGATGAGATGAACCGCGCAGGCCATCGAGTCGTTGTTGTTAGTTCGGATTCCAATAATTTGGTGGATCTTCCTGTCCTGCGGGACAGCGTCACCGTATTGGAAAACGACGGGGTGAAAATCGTTTGGCTGAAAACGATGAAGTACTCGGTCGCCAAGTCACTGCGCAGGGTTCTGAGCTGGTTCCATTTCGAATGGAACCTGTTTTGGCTCAACAAGAGCACGATCGAGCGGCCTGACGTCGTGATCGTTTCGAGCTTGTCGTTGCTAACTATCGTCAATGGGCTGGTACTGCGACGTAAGTACGGTTGCCGCCTCGTGTTTGAGGTTCGGGACATTTGGCCGCTCACCATCGTCGAGGAGGGCGGGTTCAGCGAAAAAAACCTGTTTGTCAAAGGGTTGGCATGGCTGGAACGGCTCGCCTACAGGAAGTCGAATGCGATTGTTGGAACCATGCCTAATCTAGCGGCGCACGTACGTGCAGAGCTAGGGTATGACCGACCAGTTCATTGCATCCCAATGGGGGTTAGCCAAGAGCACCTAAGTGATGTTGCGGATCTTCCTGGGGGGTATGCAGAGCGCTATCTCTCCAGCGGCAAGTTTAAGGTGGTGCACGCCGGTACCATCGGTATCACTAATGCTCTGGATGTGTTTTTCGCTGCAGCCGAAACCATGCGTGAAAATACAGATATCGAATTCATAATCGTCGGTGACGGTGCACTGAAGCAGAGTTATGAGAGCCGATATGGCGGCCTTCCCAACCTCGTCTTCGCGCCAAAGGTTCCACGCAATATGGTGCAGACGGTGCTCGCTGAAGGAGATCTCCTGTACTTCTCTGTACATGATTCGAAGGTCTGGGATTATGGTCAGTCATTGAACAAGGTCATCGACTACATGCTGGCTGCCAAACCTGTTGTAGCTTCCTATAACGGCTACCCTTCCATGATCAATGAATCGGGCTGTGGTCTGTTTGTACCCGCGAATGATGTGGGCGCCGTGGTGGCTGCGATCCTTGATATGAAGTCGAGAGGCGTGGAGCAGCGTGCTCTTATGGGCGCACGCGGACGTGAATGGTTACTCCAAAACCGAAGTTATTCCAAGCTGGCCAGCGATTATCTGTCGATCCTGTTTGAGGATGATGTCAGTTGA
- the wecB gene encoding non-hydrolyzing UDP-N-acetylglucosamine 2-epimerase, with protein sequence MVKKIFTVLGARPQFIKASVVSHAIASMPGLAEVMLHTGQHYDANMSEVFFAELGMRKPDHFLDIHGGTHGAMTGRMLEMVEKVLLRERPDVVLVYGDTNSTLAGALAAAKLDIPVAHVEAGLRSFNMKMPEEINRILTDRISHWLFTPTRTASANLLREGYRQSSITEVGDVMYDVALHHGGRVQAGTGLMAALGLEEKGYVLATIHRQENTDHPERLATIVRALTATAHTLPVVWPLHPRTRAELQKAGLLDTLAKHVKLIGPLGYLDMVQLEKFASLIATDSGGVQKEAFFYQVPCVTLRDETEWVELVEAGWNRLAPPVDSEAVQSAINAALGSRGQDVRPYGTGDAALRVAASIS encoded by the coding sequence GTGGTGAAAAAAATTTTTACTGTTTTAGGTGCGCGCCCACAGTTCATCAAGGCCAGCGTAGTCAGTCATGCCATTGCCAGTATGCCGGGTTTGGCTGAGGTAATGCTTCATACTGGCCAGCACTATGATGCCAATATGTCTGAAGTGTTCTTCGCCGAGCTAGGCATGAGAAAACCGGATCACTTCCTCGACATTCATGGCGGTACTCACGGTGCTATGACCGGGCGTATGCTGGAAATGGTGGAAAAGGTGTTACTGCGAGAGCGACCTGACGTCGTGCTGGTGTATGGAGATACCAACTCTACATTGGCCGGCGCTTTGGCCGCTGCTAAGTTAGACATCCCGGTGGCGCATGTTGAGGCTGGGCTGCGCAGCTTCAACATGAAGATGCCCGAAGAGATCAATCGCATTCTCACGGATCGCATCTCCCACTGGCTATTCACCCCCACTCGTACTGCTAGCGCGAACTTGCTGCGTGAAGGCTACCGGCAGAGCAGTATAACCGAGGTGGGCGACGTGATGTATGACGTCGCCCTGCACCACGGCGGTCGCGTGCAGGCGGGCACTGGTTTGATGGCCGCGCTAGGTTTGGAGGAAAAGGGCTATGTGCTGGCCACGATCCACCGGCAGGAAAACACTGACCACCCTGAGCGCCTGGCTACTATTGTGCGAGCACTTACTGCTACCGCCCACACACTGCCTGTAGTCTGGCCCCTGCACCCACGCACTCGCGCCGAACTGCAAAAGGCCGGGCTGCTGGATACCTTGGCAAAGCACGTCAAACTGATAGGCCCACTGGGCTATCTGGACATGGTGCAGTTGGAAAAATTTGCGTCCCTGATTGCCACCGACAGCGGTGGTGTACAAAAAGAAGCGTTTTTCTACCAAGTGCCTTGTGTAACCCTTCGTGATGAAACCGAATGGGTAGAGCTTGTAGAGGCAGGATGGAACCGGCTGGCGCCGCCGGTAGATTCCGAGGCAGTACAGTCGGCTATTAATGCTGCGCTGGGTAGTCGGGGTCAAGATGTGCGGCCTTATGGCACAGGGGACGCAGCGCTACGGGTTGCTGCGTCAATCTCTTAG
- the hisH gene encoding imidazole glycerol phosphate synthase subunit HisH, whose protein sequence is MKNNRIEFFGGYLKMIAIIDYDIGNVFAVVNMLQRLGVPCKVVARPEEVLQAERIILPGNGSFDACMRNLRETGLIPVLEQQVVQCGVPLLGICVGAQMLGHSSAEGSECGLGWIDMQVERLPNLPDLRIPHMGWNHVRPTQPDHPLLQGMTAETRFYFVHSYCMVPQESADVLLEAEYGMRFAAGVVRGNIAGVQFHPEKSHRFGKNLLTSFSRWEP, encoded by the coding sequence TTGAAAAATAATCGAATTGAATTTTTTGGCGGCTATTTAAAAATGATTGCAATTATTGATTATGACATTGGTAATGTTTTTGCAGTCGTCAACATGCTGCAACGCCTTGGTGTGCCTTGCAAAGTGGTGGCGCGACCGGAGGAGGTGTTACAGGCTGAGCGCATTATTCTACCTGGCAACGGCTCATTTGATGCCTGCATGCGGAACTTGCGGGAAACTGGCCTAATTCCCGTTCTGGAACAGCAGGTTGTACAATGCGGTGTGCCGCTACTTGGAATTTGCGTGGGGGCGCAGATGCTAGGCCATAGTAGTGCGGAAGGGAGTGAGTGCGGTCTGGGCTGGATTGATATGCAGGTAGAACGCCTTCCGAATTTGCCGGATTTGCGCATCCCGCATATGGGCTGGAATCATGTGCGCCCGACGCAGCCAGATCATCCGCTGCTTCAGGGTATGACAGCTGAGACGCGATTTTATTTTGTGCATAGCTATTGCATGGTGCCACAGGAATCAGCCGATGTGCTATTAGAGGCTGAATATGGCATGCGTTTTGCCGCCGGGGTGGTACGTGGCAATATCGCTGGCGTGCAATTTCACCCAGAGAAGAGCCACCGCTTTGGCAAGAATTTGCTGACTTCATTCTCGAGGTGGGAGCCATGA
- a CDS encoding DegT/DnrJ/EryC1/StrS family aminotransferase, translating into MLNTPFSPWPSFTEQEADAVRAVVLSNKVNYWTGQECRQFESEFAAWVGVEYAIALTNGTVALDLALQALEIGVGDEVIVTPRTFLASVSSIVNAGAIPVFAEVDRDTQNITAESIRAVISPRTRGVICVHLAGWPCDMDPIMALAEEHGFKVIEDCAQAHGARYKGRAVGSIGHIGAWSFCQDKIMTTGGEGGMVTTNDRDLWSKMWSFKDHGKSWEAVYERQHAPGFRWVHESFGTNWRMTEVQGAIGRIQLSRMSTWTAARQANARCIWDVASTLPALRVPLIPADINHAAYKCYVFVEPTKLKSGWSRDRILDELNAGGVPCYSGSCSEVYLEKAFDHTGWRPELPLDVARELGETSLMFLVHPTLTNDEISKTCLVFENVLREASLAL; encoded by the coding sequence ATGCTCAATACGCCTTTTTCCCCCTGGCCTAGCTTCACTGAGCAGGAGGCTGATGCTGTTCGTGCCGTAGTGCTGTCCAATAAGGTCAACTACTGGACCGGGCAGGAATGTCGCCAGTTCGAAAGCGAGTTTGCCGCGTGGGTTGGGGTCGAGTACGCGATCGCATTGACCAATGGCACTGTCGCACTTGACCTCGCGTTGCAGGCTTTGGAGATAGGTGTCGGCGATGAAGTAATCGTCACGCCTCGTACTTTTTTAGCATCCGTTTCTAGCATCGTTAATGCGGGTGCTATTCCGGTATTCGCTGAGGTGGATCGCGATACGCAGAATATAACTGCAGAATCCATCCGCGCCGTAATTAGTCCTCGCACCCGTGGCGTGATCTGTGTGCACCTCGCTGGCTGGCCCTGCGATATGGATCCCATCATGGCGTTGGCCGAAGAGCATGGGTTCAAGGTTATCGAAGACTGTGCCCAAGCCCACGGTGCGCGTTACAAGGGGCGTGCGGTTGGGTCGATCGGTCATATTGGGGCTTGGTCTTTCTGCCAGGACAAGATCATGACCACCGGGGGCGAGGGTGGGATGGTCACTACCAATGATCGAGACCTATGGTCGAAGATGTGGTCTTTCAAAGACCACGGCAAGTCGTGGGAGGCCGTTTACGAACGTCAACACGCACCGGGTTTCCGATGGGTGCACGAGAGCTTTGGCACGAACTGGCGGATGACGGAGGTTCAGGGTGCTATTGGCCGAATCCAACTGAGTCGCATGAGCACTTGGACTGCCGCTCGTCAGGCCAATGCCAGGTGTATATGGGATGTTGCAAGTACTTTGCCTGCTTTGCGTGTTCCCCTGATACCTGCCGATATCAATCACGCTGCCTACAAGTGTTATGTATTTGTTGAGCCAACAAAGCTCAAATCAGGCTGGAGCCGTGATCGTATCCTCGACGAATTGAATGCTGGCGGCGTGCCGTGTTACTCGGGATCCTGCTCAGAGGTTTACTTAGAGAAGGCATTCGATCACACAGGTTGGAGACCTGAGCTCCCATTGGATGTTGCACGTGAGCTTGGCGAAACCAGCTTGATGTTTCTGGTACATCCGACGCTTACCAACGATGAGATATCTAAGACCTGTCTGGTGTTTGAAAACGTTTTGCGTGAGGCGTCACTGGCTCTTTAG
- a CDS encoding N-acetyl sugar amidotransferase, protein MDTSDPEINFDEQGICNHCHQFDERACREWFPNEEGRRRWEALVQQIKASGEGQEYDCILGLSGGVDSSYLAIKIQEWGLRPLVMHVDAGWNSELAVANIESIIKHCGYDLHTHVVDWEEMRDLQLAYLRAAVSNQDVPQDHIFFASLYHFATKNNIRYILSGGNLATEGVSPSAWHGSAMDAINLKAIHRKYGSVKLKNYKTISFLDYYLWYPFVKKMRTVRPLNYMVYDKAEALKELQQTVGYKPYPRKHGESVFTKLFQNYYLPKKFGMDKRRPHLSSLIVSGQMTRNEALESLAEPLYDLQELEVDITYLCKKLRISRAEFNAIMLEPNNHYTKFPNWDGRYRLLKKAQAVVERVLRKRMNVYS, encoded by the coding sequence ATGGATACGAGTGACCCGGAAATCAACTTTGACGAGCAGGGTATTTGCAACCATTGCCACCAGTTCGATGAGCGAGCATGCCGGGAATGGTTTCCTAACGAAGAAGGCCGCCGACGTTGGGAAGCTTTGGTGCAGCAGATCAAGGCCAGTGGTGAGGGGCAGGAGTATGACTGTATTCTGGGGCTGAGCGGCGGTGTGGACAGCTCCTACCTGGCGATTAAGATTCAGGAGTGGGGTCTACGCCCTTTGGTCATGCATGTCGATGCCGGTTGGAACAGTGAGCTGGCGGTGGCAAATATCGAATCTATTATTAAACACTGCGGCTACGACCTGCATACCCATGTTGTCGACTGGGAGGAAATGCGGGATCTGCAACTGGCTTATTTACGCGCAGCAGTGTCTAATCAAGATGTACCGCAAGATCATATCTTCTTCGCCAGCCTTTACCATTTTGCGACAAAGAATAATATCCGTTATATCCTTTCAGGTGGCAACCTGGCGACAGAGGGAGTGTCTCCATCTGCTTGGCATGGAAGCGCAATGGATGCTATCAACCTGAAAGCCATACATCGAAAATATGGTTCGGTAAAACTGAAAAACTACAAAACTATTAGTTTTCTAGATTACTATCTATGGTATCCATTTGTTAAAAAAATGCGAACAGTTCGTCCCTTGAATTATATGGTCTATGACAAGGCGGAAGCCTTGAAAGAGTTGCAGCAAACGGTTGGTTACAAACCATACCCTCGTAAACATGGCGAGTCTGTTTTTACAAAGCTTTTTCAAAATTATTACTTGCCTAAAAAATTTGGTATGGATAAGCGGCGGCCTCATCTTTCAAGTCTGATTGTTTCAGGGCAGATGACTCGCAATGAAGCGCTTGAGAGCTTGGCTGAGCCACTCTATGACTTGCAGGAACTTGAGGTTGATATTACATATTTGTGCAAAAAACTACGTATATCGCGCGCAGAGTTTAATGCGATTATGCTTGAGCCAAATAATCATTATACAAAATTCCCTAATTGGGATGGGCGCTATAGGCTTCTCAAAAAAGCACAAGCTGTGGTCGAACGAGTGTTGCGGAAGCGCATGAATGTATACTCCTAA
- a CDS encoding lipopolysaccharide biosynthesis protein translates to MSTFWKNVSSVFTGSLLAQSIPIIGSLAITRIFAPSEFGEFSTWLALVSFLAVAVTLRLETVLAIVEDGRARTHAVCIVLVTTLLVAFILAMLLYILSSFSIPRNYLPEQAILMVLIVPAALLVALNQVWQTWAAVDGAYGKLNVMRLAQALVIVLIQIGAGLKYPTAASLVLGFVLASGISFVSAVMLMPRFFHNFFFILMGFGIFLLDIKSFLCMHCLLIPSIQLWRNYRCLLCITDLVAKQRGIWH, encoded by the coding sequence ATGAGCACATTTTGGAAAAACGTATCATCGGTTTTTACTGGTAGCCTGCTTGCGCAATCGATACCAATCATCGGGTCTTTAGCCATCACAAGAATTTTTGCTCCCAGTGAATTCGGTGAGTTTTCGACGTGGCTTGCGCTAGTTTCGTTTTTGGCCGTTGCCGTTACTTTGAGGTTAGAAACAGTGCTGGCCATTGTGGAGGATGGAAGAGCTAGGACGCATGCGGTTTGCATTGTACTGGTTACAACGTTGTTGGTGGCTTTTATCCTTGCAATGCTTCTCTATATTCTGAGTTCTTTCAGCATACCCAGGAATTATCTGCCTGAGCAGGCGATCTTGATGGTGCTCATTGTTCCGGCAGCTTTATTAGTGGCATTGAATCAAGTTTGGCAAACCTGGGCAGCGGTTGATGGAGCCTATGGGAAGCTTAACGTCATGCGACTGGCTCAAGCGCTGGTGATAGTGTTGATTCAAATCGGTGCTGGTTTGAAATATCCAACGGCTGCCAGCCTAGTCTTAGGTTTTGTGCTGGCCAGCGGTATTTCCTTCGTGTCAGCCGTGATGCTGATGCCTCGATTTTTTCATAATTTTTTTTTTATCTTGATGGGTTTCGGGATTTTTTTGTTAGATATAAAAAGTTTCCTCTGTATGCATTGCCTGCTGATTCCATCAATACAGCTGTGGCGCAATTACCGGTGTTTGTTGTGTATCACCGATTTGGTGGCGAAGCAGCGGGGTATTTGGCACTGA
- a CDS encoding sugar transferase, whose amino-acid sequence MKRLVDIALALIGLIALSPVILLVAISIRRRLGAPIFFSQIRPGLGGRPFKMVKFRTMLDAFDTDGKLLPDSQRMTRFGSFLRSSSLDELPELWNVLKGDMSLVGPRPLLMEYLSLYDSCQYRRHEVRPGITGWAQINGRNALNWEKKFELDVWYVDNRSFRLDMKILFLTVKKVLWRDGISAEGEVTMSKFTGSKK is encoded by the coding sequence TTGAAGCGACTCGTTGACATTGCACTCGCGCTGATTGGTTTAATCGCGCTCTCACCTGTCATTTTGCTTGTTGCCATAAGCATTCGTCGGAGGTTAGGCGCTCCGATCTTTTTTTCTCAAATTCGTCCGGGGTTGGGCGGCAGGCCGTTCAAGATGGTGAAGTTCCGTACCATGCTTGACGCATTCGATACTGATGGAAAGCTATTACCGGATTCTCAACGAATGACTCGCTTCGGTAGTTTCTTGCGGTCTAGCAGTCTGGATGAGTTGCCTGAGTTGTGGAATGTCCTCAAGGGCGACATGAGCCTAGTGGGGCCTCGGCCGCTGCTTATGGAGTACCTGTCACTTTACGACTCATGCCAGTATCGCCGCCATGAAGTAAGGCCTGGTATTACTGGTTGGGCTCAGATCAACGGACGAAATGCATTGAACTGGGAAAAGAAGTTTGAGCTTGATGTTTGGTATGTGGACAATCGCTCGTTTCGACTGGATATGAAAATTCTGTTTTTGACGGTCAAGAAGGTGCTTTGGCGTGACGGTATAAGCGCCGAAGGCGAGGTGACTATGTCCAAATTCACAGGCAGCAAGAAGTGA
- a CDS encoding AglZ/HisF2 family acetamidino modification protein, producing MIQARVIPCLLLRGSGLVKTKKFKDAVYVGDPVNAVRILSDKEADEIVILDIEASREGREPQYELIAEIAGEAFMPVAYGGGVRTLEQIRRLIRSGVEKVVINTMATESTDTIRAAVEVFGSQAIVGAVDVRRKLFGGYAVMAKSATVETKLNLQQHIQSLVQAGVGELFINDVERDGTMLGYDMALVRSVAQAPVPVVICGGAGSKEHLRQAVHEGGVSAVAAGSMFLFHGKHRAVLINYPKAVELEAIFKKA from the coding sequence ATGATTCAGGCGCGCGTGATCCCCTGCCTGCTGCTACGCGGCAGTGGCTTAGTCAAAACTAAAAAATTCAAAGATGCTGTGTATGTCGGTGATCCGGTAAACGCCGTTCGCATCCTCAGTGATAAAGAAGCGGACGAGATTGTCATTCTTGATATCGAGGCGTCACGTGAAGGTCGCGAACCGCAATACGAGCTGATTGCCGAGATCGCGGGCGAAGCGTTCATGCCCGTAGCTTATGGGGGCGGGGTGCGAACGCTGGAACAAATTCGGCGTTTGATTCGCTCTGGTGTGGAAAAGGTCGTTATTAATACGATGGCTACCGAGTCTACTGACACTATTCGCGCCGCGGTTGAGGTGTTTGGAAGTCAAGCCATAGTAGGTGCAGTGGATGTGCGACGTAAGCTGTTCGGTGGATATGCGGTAATGGCTAAATCTGCCACAGTGGAAACAAAACTAAATTTGCAACAGCACATCCAAAGCTTGGTGCAGGCTGGAGTAGGTGAATTATTTATCAACGATGTGGAGCGAGATGGCACTATGCTGGGCTACGACATGGCTTTGGTGCGCAGTGTCGCTCAGGCTCCTGTGCCTGTAGTTATCTGTGGTGGCGCTGGTTCGAAAGAGCATTTACGTCAAGCCGTGCACGAAGGGGGTGTATCTGCCGTTGCAGCGGGTAGTATGTTTTTGTTCCACGGAAAGCACCGTGCGGTGCTGATCAATTACCCCAAGGCCGTTGAACTGGAAGCGATTTTTAAAAAGGCATAA
- a CDS encoding acetyltransferase — MKRLAILGASGHGKVVADTAECCGWQQIDFFDDAWPDMTINGCWSVIGATTELLARLDDYNAIVVAIGNNRIRQLKLDELRAVGANLVTLVHPSAVVSRHAQIAEGTVVFSGAQINAGASVGVGAIINTGCSVDHDCLLADAVHISPGAHLAGGVKVGSCSWVGIGASVRQLVTLGENVIVGAGAAVVGDVPDGFVVAGVPAKRIK, encoded by the coding sequence GTGAAGCGCTTGGCCATTCTAGGTGCGAGTGGGCACGGCAAGGTCGTAGCTGACACAGCAGAGTGTTGTGGTTGGCAGCAGATCGATTTTTTCGACGACGCTTGGCCTGATATGACCATCAATGGCTGCTGGTCGGTGATCGGTGCTACGACCGAATTACTTGCACGTCTTGACGATTACAACGCCATCGTCGTGGCTATCGGCAATAACAGGATCCGACAGTTGAAGCTGGACGAGTTGCGTGCCGTGGGCGCGAACCTCGTCACGTTGGTGCACCCAAGCGCTGTAGTGAGTCGCCATGCGCAGATTGCCGAGGGGACGGTTGTGTTTTCTGGGGCACAGATTAACGCAGGTGCTTCGGTCGGGGTCGGTGCCATCATCAATACTGGCTGCAGCGTTGACCACGACTGTCTGCTGGCAGACGCCGTCCATATTAGCCCAGGCGCCCACTTGGCTGGGGGCGTTAAAGTCGGAAGCTGTAGTTGGGTTGGTATCGGAGCCAGCGTCCGGCAGCTTGTCACCCTTGGTGAAAACGTTATTGTTGGAGCTGGTGCGGCTGTTGTTGGCGATGTGCCCGATGGTTTCGTTGTAGCTGGCGTGCCAGCCAAGAGAATCAAATAG
- a CDS encoding glycosyltransferase family 4 protein, whose amino-acid sequence MIKVVHISSGHHRNELRVHLKQCNSLAAAGYSVNFIVADGGGDAKIGGVQVLDVGVPHGRFQRMLVFPWRLLRRARQINASIYHFHDPELLTIAIALKKSGAKVIYDSHEDVPRSIMSRDWIPFPVRRIVSMCFEFFENFVARRIAYVVGATPFIAKRFSDVGCRAIAINNFPLASEIADVSASRRPMPVICFLGGISRVRGVREIIMALGPLQTRMVLAGPFDSDETREELTQLQGWRNVDYKGNIERKAAVEAMRESMVGMICYLPEPNHVNAFPNKLFEYMAAGLPVVASDFPLWRDIVDGAQCGICVDPSSPEDIRQAISQMINDPEACRRMGENGRRAVLEQYNWSNEEKKLIQLYQGILTSNVAPVSEA is encoded by the coding sequence TTGATTAAGGTTGTTCATATTAGTTCTGGTCACCACAGGAACGAGTTGCGCGTTCATCTTAAGCAGTGTAATAGCCTTGCAGCTGCCGGCTATTCTGTTAACTTTATTGTGGCTGATGGTGGGGGAGATGCAAAGATTGGTGGTGTCCAAGTTCTAGATGTCGGCGTTCCGCACGGACGATTTCAGCGTATGTTGGTTTTTCCATGGCGTTTGCTGCGTCGAGCCAGACAGATAAATGCGAGTATCTATCACTTCCATGATCCAGAGTTGTTGACAATAGCGATTGCACTGAAGAAAAGCGGTGCCAAGGTTATCTATGATAGCCACGAAGATGTACCTAGATCTATTATGAGCCGCGATTGGATTCCATTTCCGGTACGTCGTATCGTTTCTATGTGCTTTGAGTTTTTCGAGAATTTTGTTGCTCGTCGAATAGCTTATGTGGTTGGCGCAACTCCTTTCATCGCCAAGAGATTTTCTGATGTAGGGTGTCGGGCAATCGCTATCAATAACTTCCCTCTTGCATCTGAGATTGCTGATGTATCGGCTTCTAGACGCCCGATGCCAGTTATCTGTTTCCTGGGAGGTATCAGTCGTGTGCGTGGAGTGCGTGAGATCATCATGGCCTTGGGGCCGCTACAGACGAGAATGGTGCTAGCGGGCCCTTTTGACAGTGATGAGACAAGAGAGGAGTTAACGCAGCTCCAAGGATGGCGCAATGTTGACTACAAGGGAAACATTGAGCGTAAGGCTGCTGTTGAGGCTATGAGGGAGTCGATGGTGGGTATGATTTGTTATTTGCCCGAACCTAACCACGTGAACGCTTTTCCTAATAAGTTGTTTGAGTATATGGCGGCCGGACTGCCTGTAGTTGCTTCTGATTTCCCGCTCTGGCGAGATATTGTCGATGGTGCCCAATGTGGAATCTGTGTGGATCCGTCCAGTCCTGAGGATATCCGCCAAGCAATTTCGCAGATGATAAACGATCCGGAAGCATGCAGACGGATGGGGGAAAATGGCCGTAGAGCAGTTCTGGAACAGTACAACTGGTCAAATGAGGAAAAAAAACTGATTCAGCTTTATCAGGGAATTTTGACCTCAAATGTTGCGCCGGTAAGCGAAGCATGA